The Streptomyces sp. CC0208 genome window below encodes:
- the recF gene encoding DNA replication/repair protein RecF, translating into MHVTHLSLADFRSYARVEVPLDPGVTAFVGPNGQGKTNLVEAIGYLATLGSHRVASDAPLVRMGADRAIVRAQVRQGERQQLVELELNPGKANRARINRSSQVRPRDVLGIVRTVLFAPEDLALVKGDPGERRRFLDELITARSPRMAGVRSDYERVLKQRNTLLKSAALARRHGGRSMDLSTLDVWDQHLARVGAELLAQRLDLIAALQPLTDKAYEQLAPGGGPIALEYKPSAPGEAHTREALHEQLMAALAEARKQEIERGVTLVGPHRDDLNLKLGQLPAKGYASHGESWSYALALRLASYDLLRAEGNEPVLILDDVFAELDTRRRERLAELVAPGEQVLVTAAVDDDVPHVLAGTRYAVSEGAVERV; encoded by the coding sequence ATGCACGTCACGCACCTGTCGCTGGCCGACTTCCGCTCGTACGCCCGGGTCGAAGTCCCGCTCGACCCGGGCGTCACCGCGTTCGTGGGCCCCAACGGACAGGGCAAGACGAACCTGGTCGAGGCGATCGGCTACCTCGCCACCCTCGGCAGCCACCGGGTCGCCTCCGACGCTCCCCTGGTCCGCATGGGTGCCGACCGTGCGATCGTCCGGGCGCAGGTCAGACAGGGCGAGCGACAGCAGCTGGTCGAGCTGGAGCTGAACCCCGGCAAGGCGAACCGGGCCCGCATCAACAGGTCCTCGCAGGTCAGGCCGCGTGATGTGCTCGGGATCGTGCGCACGGTGCTGTTCGCGCCGGAGGATCTCGCGCTGGTGAAGGGCGACCCGGGTGAGCGGCGCCGCTTCCTGGACGAGCTGATCACCGCGCGCTCGCCGCGCATGGCCGGTGTCCGTTCCGACTACGAGCGGGTCCTCAAGCAGCGCAACACCCTGCTGAAGTCGGCCGCGCTCGCGAGGCGGCACGGCGGCCGCTCGATGGACCTGTCCACCCTCGACGTGTGGGACCAGCACCTCGCGCGCGTGGGCGCCGAGTTGCTCGCCCAGCGGCTCGACCTGATCGCCGCGCTGCAGCCCCTGACCGACAAGGCGTACGAACAACTGGCCCCGGGCGGCGGCCCAATCGCCCTGGAGTACAAGCCGTCCGCGCCCGGCGAGGCGCACACGCGCGAGGCTCTCCACGAGCAGTTGATGGCGGCGCTCGCGGAGGCGCGCAAGCAGGAGATCGAGCGGGGCGTGACCCTCGTAGGCCCGCACCGGGACGATCTGAATCTCAAACTCGGTCAGCTGCCCGCCAAGGGATACGCCTCGCACGGCGAGTCCTGGTCGTACGCGCTGGCGTTGCGCCTCGCGTCGTACGACCTGCTCCGGGCCGAGGGCAACGAGCCCGTGCTGATCCTCGACGACGTGTTCGCCGAGCTGGACACCCGTCGCCGTGAGCGGCTGGCCGAGCTGGTCGCGCCCGGTGAGCAGGTCCTGGTGACGGCGGCGGTCGACGACGACGTGCCGCATGTGCTGGCGGGGACGCGGTACGCCGTGTCCGAGGGGGCGGTGGAGCGCGTATGA
- a CDS encoding DciA family protein, translated as MSDGPGPAENAENPKPAEPSGVDLARVALRAAKEQARARGDAAQQKRQARRGGGLRSGARADGRDPMAFGAAINRLITERGWEAPAAVGGVMGRWPEIVGEDVAKHCEPEKYDEDERVLVVRCDSTAWATNLRLLAPQLVARLNEDLGHGAVKLIKVNGPGGPPRRYGPLRAPGSTGPGDTYG; from the coding sequence ATGAGCGACGGACCAGGCCCCGCCGAGAACGCCGAGAACCCCAAGCCCGCCGAGCCCTCCGGTGTCGATCTCGCGCGCGTGGCGCTCAGGGCCGCGAAGGAACAGGCACGCGCGCGTGGGGACGCGGCGCAGCAGAAGCGGCAGGCGCGGCGCGGTGGCGGTCTGCGCTCCGGCGCGCGCGCCGACGGACGCGACCCGATGGCGTTCGGCGCCGCCATCAACCGCCTGATCACCGAGCGCGGCTGGGAGGCGCCGGCCGCGGTGGGCGGGGTGATGGGGCGCTGGCCGGAGATCGTGGGCGAGGACGTGGCCAAGCACTGCGAGCCGGAGAAGTACGACGAGGACGAGCGGGTCCTGGTGGTGCGCTGCGACTCGACGGCCTGGGCGACGAACCTGCGGCTGCTCGCGCCGCAGTTGGTGGCCCGTCTGAACGAGGATCTCGGGCACGGCGCCGTGAAGTTGATCAAGGTGAACGGCCCCGGCGGACCCCCTCGTCGCTACGGTCCGCTGCGCGCCCCCGGCAGCACGGGACCCGGCGACACCTACGGGTGA
- the gyrB gene encoding DNA topoisomerase (ATP-hydrolyzing) subunit B has product MADSGNPNENIPSTDVEATSSNGEVTASYDASAITVLEGLDAVRKRPGMYIGSTGERGLHHLVQEVVDNSVDEALAGHADTIDVTILADGGVRVIDNGRGIPVGIVPSEGKPAVEVVLTVLHAGGKFGGGGYAVSGGLHGVGVSVVNALSTKVSVEIKTDGYRWTQDYKLGVPTAPLAQHEATDEHGTTVTFWADPDIFETTEYSFETLSRRFQEMAFLNKGLRINLTDERESAKATAGADEAGEDEKHEVKTVSYHYEGGIVDFVKYLNSRKGEVVHPTVIDLEAEDKDKSLSLELAMQWNGGYSEGVYSFANIIHTHEGGTHEEGFRAALTSLINKYARDKKLLREKDDNLTGDDIREGLTAIISVKLSEPQFEGQTKTKLGNTEVKTFVQKVVYEHLTDWLDRNPVEAADIIRKSIQAATARVAARKARDLTRRKGLLETASLPGKLSDCQSNDPTKCEIFIVEGDSAGGSAKSGRNPEYQAILPIRGKILNVEKARIDKILQNQEIQALISAFGTGVHEDFDIEKLRYHKIILMADADVDGQHISTLLLTFLFRFMRPLVEAGHVYLSRPPLYKIKWGRDDIEYAYSDRERDALIEMGRQRGKRIREDSIQRFKGLGEMNAEELRVTTMDQEHRVLGQVTLDDAAQADDLFSVLMGEDVEARRQFIQRNAKDVRFLDI; this is encoded by the coding sequence GTGGCCGATTCCGGCAACCCCAACGAGAACATTCCGTCCACCGACGTCGAGGCGACCTCGTCGAACGGCGAGGTAACCGCCTCGTACGACGCCAGCGCCATCACCGTCCTCGAGGGTCTGGACGCGGTCCGCAAGCGACCCGGTATGTACATCGGCTCGACCGGCGAGCGCGGCCTGCACCACCTGGTGCAGGAGGTCGTCGACAACTCCGTGGACGAGGCGCTGGCCGGCCACGCGGACACCATCGACGTGACGATCCTCGCCGACGGCGGCGTGCGCGTCATCGACAACGGCCGCGGTATCCCGGTGGGCATCGTCCCCTCCGAGGGCAAGCCGGCCGTCGAGGTCGTGCTGACCGTGCTGCACGCGGGCGGCAAGTTCGGTGGCGGCGGCTACGCGGTCTCCGGCGGTCTGCACGGCGTGGGTGTCTCCGTCGTGAACGCCCTGTCGACCAAGGTGTCCGTCGAGATCAAGACCGACGGCTACCGCTGGACACAGGACTACAAGCTGGGCGTGCCGACGGCCCCGCTGGCCCAGCACGAGGCCACGGACGAGCACGGCACCACGGTCACCTTCTGGGCCGACCCGGACATCTTCGAGACCACCGAGTACTCCTTCGAGACGCTCTCCCGGCGCTTTCAGGAGATGGCGTTCCTCAACAAGGGCCTGCGCATCAACCTCACCGACGAGCGCGAGTCGGCGAAGGCCACGGCCGGCGCGGACGAGGCGGGCGAGGACGAGAAGCACGAGGTCAAGACCGTCTCGTACCACTACGAGGGCGGCATCGTCGACTTCGTGAAGTACCTCAACTCCCGCAAGGGAGAGGTCGTCCACCCCACCGTGATCGACCTCGAGGCCGAGGACAAGGACAAGAGCCTCTCCCTCGAGCTCGCGATGCAGTGGAACGGCGGTTACAGCGAGGGTGTGTACTCCTTCGCCAACATCATCCACACGCACGAGGGCGGCACGCACGAGGAGGGCTTCCGGGCGGCGCTGACCTCGCTGATCAACAAGTACGCGCGCGACAAGAAGCTGCTGCGCGAGAAGGACGACAACCTCACGGGTGACGACATCCGCGAGGGCCTGACCGCGATCATCTCGGTGAAGCTGAGCGAGCCGCAGTTCGAGGGCCAGACCAAGACCAAGCTGGGCAACACCGAGGTGAAGACCTTCGTCCAGAAGGTCGTCTACGAGCACCTCACCGACTGGCTGGACCGCAACCCCGTCGAGGCCGCGGACATCATCCGCAAGTCCATCCAGGCGGCCACCGCGCGCGTGGCGGCCCGCAAGGCCCGCGACCTGACCCGCCGCAAGGGCCTGCTGGAGACCGCGTCCCTGCCGGGCAAGCTCTCCGACTGCCAGTCGAACGACCCCACCAAGTGCGAGATCTTCATCGTCGAGGGTGACTCCGCCGGCGGCTCCGCCAAGTCCGGCCGGAACCCGGAGTACCAGGCCATCCTCCCGATCCGCGGCAAGATCCTGAACGTCGAGAAGGCGCGGATCGACAAGATCCTGCAGAACCAGGAGATCCAGGCACTGATCTCCGCCTTCGGCACCGGAGTCCACGAGGACTTCGACATCGAGAAGCTGCGCTATCACAAGATCATCCTGATGGCGGACGCCGACGTCGACGGCCAGCACATCTCCACCCTGCTGCTGACCTTCCTGTTCCGCTTCATGCGGCCGCTGGTCGAGGCCGGGCACGTGTACCTCTCCCGTCCTCCCCTGTACAAGATCAAGTGGGGCCGGGACGACATCGAGTACGCCTACTCCGACCGCGAGCGCGACGCGCTGATCGAGATGGGCCGCCAGCGTGGCAAGCGCATCCGCGAGGACTCCATCCAGCGCTTCAAGGGTCTCGGCGAGATGAACGCCGAGGAACTGCGCGTGACCACCATGGACCAGGAGCACCGCGTCCTCGGCCAGGTCACCCTCGACGACGCCGCCCAGGCGGACGACCTGTTCTCCGTCCTGATGGGCGAGGACGTCGAGGCCCGTCGCCAGTTCATCCAGCGCAACGCCAAGGACGTCCGCTTCCTCGACATCTGA